TGGGAGATCACGAGTATTGGTTCCGGATACTACAAGATCATTGGAAAAACCGGAAAAGCACTGACGGGCTCCGGCTCCAGTAACGGTGTAATAACAGAAGTTGCAACCTATAGCGGATGGAGCTCACAGAAATGGAAATTAAGTCAAATCACGGATACTGCTATCACGAATGGAAACTGGACCTGGATTTATTACAACATGAACCGGACCTGGAACCTGGAACTACTGAAGTCAAACACGCTTGTGATTGATTGTGACTTTCATGATTTTGCTACGCGCGCAATCAGGGTTGAAAATGTGAGTAACGTTACGATCCTTCGGACTAAACTTCGCAACATTACCAGCGATTTTCCTCTCTATATAATCAACTCAACGAATGTGACGGTCGATGATTGCCTTCTTCAGAATAATATCCGGCCGGCGGCTGCGCATAGCGCCTTTATCCGTGTGGGCGGAGGTAATAATGTCACGATCAAGAGGAATGAAATTCTCAATGCGGATGGAAATGCGATATTTAACGAAGATTGTGACAGCCTGACTATTGATAACAACGTGATTCGAACAACGGGTCGATACCCATTCAGTATCAGCGCTCCATTTCACGGCATCTATTCACGATCACCCGATGCATTGATTCAAAACAACACGATTTCTGATTGCAGGGACGGTAGTGGAATCAGTGTGCGGACGACTGGAAGAATACTATCCAATATGATCTATGATTGCCGCAATAGTGGGATCGCTTATTGGCCAAATGCAGCTCCGGGAAGCAGCAACCTTTTGCGGATTGAGTATAATGAAGTGACACAAGGGGCCAGCTATGTTGATCAAACATGGTCATCAGCACTGTGCATCGGTATCTTCGACTCCAGTGGGTCGACACCTGTTTCCAACTATTTTCATAATTTCCTTATCGCTAACAATGATTGCGTGGTCGAAGGCGTTAGTGGCTCAAATGATGCGGTTGTAGCAACCAGTATCTACGGAATCAGTCTCCCATACGGATACGGTAATATTGATGTCATGAATAATATTCTAGAGGATCAGCGCAGTGTCGAAAACCATCTTGATAACGAAAGTCAAATGGATCAGGTTTCAGGGAATTCACTGCTCTAGTGTGGTGCCTGCTAAGCTCCTTTCAAAATAATTTAGCCACAGAGGCACAAAGAACACAGAGCAAAAAATAAATATTCTTTTTAGCCACGGATGAAACGCCGATTGACACGGATAAAACGCGGATTGCATTCAAGCGATTTCTTATTCTATCAGCGAAAATCGGCGTTCTATTTGAGGCTAATAAAAACAGCTCTGTGTTCTCTGTGCCTATAATAGTTTTATGAGGAATTAAGCTAACGGGACGCTAGTTTGTCTTATTGACGTACTTGCACCAATGGCACGGCTAAAAGATGTTATGAATCGCACCAGCAAGAAAGCTTTCCGGCTCTCCAATTTTCTTCATGAACTGGCTGAGCTCTTCCCGTAGTTCGCTGATGACTGATTCATAGCGGCTGTCGCCAATCAAATTATTATGTTCGTGAGGGTCTTCAATAAGGTCATAGAAAAATTCATCTTCGTAGTAGTCCGAGCTTTTTCCCAGGAACCATCCTTCGCGTTGTTTAGGATCGGAAATAGAAAGTTTATACTTGTTTGTGCGAATGCCTCGGCCGACCTGTGATTCGCTAATCTGGAAGAACACTTTGTTTCGCCAGTTTTTCTCTGCATCAAGAGCGGTACTATCTTGTAGCGGAATGCCTCGCATATCAGAGGGAACCGGGGTGTCGGCCGCCCGGAGAAAGGTCGGGGCCAAATCTAAAAGGCTGGCAAAAAGATCTGTTTCGAAGCCTGGCTTAAAACCGGGGCCTGCGCAGATCATGGGTATGCGAATGCTGCTATCGTGGCAAGAGCGCTTGTACTCACTATTTCGTGTTTTAAAATGAGATCCATGGTCACTTGTATAGACGACGACTGTGTTGTCCCATTCACCTGTTGTCTCTAAGTAATCTCGTATGCGGCCAAAATTTTCGTCAATGGTATGGCAGCAGGCAAGGTAGTCGGCGAATTCTGATTCCCAGTTGCCTTCGTCTGGTTTAAGATCATCTGGAGCGGTGAAGTCGCGGAAATGGTTTTTGAATCGTTCGGGTGGAATGTGCTGGTCTAAGTCGTTCTGATGATGCGGTTCAAGGTAAGACAGAGTCATAAAGAAGGGACTTGAGCCCTTCCTTTGTTTCAGAAAGTCGATGCCCCAGTCTGTGATTGCATCCACGCGATACACGTTTTCAGGAATTTCGATGACATCTTCGTCATGATTGAAAAGGCGCCCACCGTAGGCACTGGTTGTCAGCTCAAGTGCATCAGCCGCAATCCAGAAATTTTCATAACCTCCACGGCGCCGCAAAGGGATTGGACGCGTGGTATAGTCATTGACTCCTCCGATGGGGCCAAAACTAGCTAAGTGCCACTTCCCGATGTATGCAGTTTCGTATCCTGACTCCGTCATCAGATTACCAAGAAATGCATCATTCGCCGGGAGTTTGCGGTGATTAACGAAGCAACCAGTTTCCGTTGCATATCGACTTGATTGTATGCATGACCGAGCAGGGCCACATACCGGTTGTGGAGTAAATGCATATCGAAAGCGGGTGCCCTCTTTGGCCAGGCGATCCAGATTTGGAGTAACGGGTAGCTTCTGACCATAGCAGCCCAATGTATCCCAGCGTTGTTGATCAGAAAGAACGAATAGGATGTTTGGGCGAGCACTTCTCATGACATAATGACTCGAACAGTTTGTAATGTCTGATGTCTGGCTTCGACCTTTCGCTTTTGATACATGTAGGATTAATCTACATTTGTGTAGGATGTGTTGCCTTGTAAGGCTGCCGTAACTAAGATAAAGTGCTCCTTCGAATTGTCTGCCTTTTGTTAATTTGTATTTATTGAGAAGCTATATTTTTATATGTTCGGTTCCTGCCATTTCGCGGCATTGATAAGTTATGCTGCCTGTTATTTTGCTTTCTCTGGTTTATTCATGATGGGGTTTGCGGGTCATTTATCTGCAGTAACTGTTTCGCTGACCGGGCAGATTGAAAAAGGAATCTTCGATCCTGCTTCCGAAGAGTCGACTACCGGAATGCCAACGTTATATGGACGTTTCCAAGTCCATTTTAATGATTTAGAAGCTGGCGAATATCGTTTGGCGTTATCCTTTCCTGCTGATGCATTGAATCAGCCATTTCGCATCTGGTTGAATGGGCATTTGTATGGGCAATCGGCAGATTTGGAGACTCGCTTGACCCGGGACGATATTGCCGAGTGTTCGGTAGATGTATTGTCCGGAGATGGGAAAATTGACGTCAAATTCCTTCCCAATGCATCGGATTCTAAAGTGGAAATTGTGGCCCTGGCTCTCTATGGGAAAGGTGGTGAACTTGTTTATCAGCTTGATGTTGAGGACGAACAGTGGAGCTTTGACAACGCTCGTATCTGGCCTGCGTCAGTCTATGACTCACCCGATTCAGGGCAAATCGCAATGGTCGCACAATTATTGACTGAAGCGCCTGTGGGGCTTGGTACGCCAATTTCGGATCGGGAATCCTGGAATGCCTGGGGCGAGTTGAGTGCAGTCAGTCGCCTGGTGGAAAGGGCGGCTCGTCTTCGACAGGAGCCGACTCCAGTGTTGAATGATGATTTGTATTTAGACTATTTTCGTACTGGTAAACGTGAACCTTATGAAGGACCAATGGGGGAGCGAATGTATCGACTGACACATTTTGTTATCGCTGAGTGTGTAGAGAATCAGGGACGCTACTTGCCATCAATTCATCGGGAAATTACTGCGATCATTAACGAGAAGGTCTGGGTTTCACCCGCGCATGACAAGGAGTTGAAGATATTCAATGGAGAATCGGTTGAAGTCGATTTGGCTGCTTCAGGTCGTGCCTGGAACTTGGCCACAGCTCTATGGCTGCTAGAGAATAGGATTAGCGCTGATTTACGCATGCGAGTCATTGAGGTAATGCGGAAGAAAGTTTTAGATCCTTATCTCCGTTGCATTGAAGATGGTCGCTTGTATCCGGGGATGTCGTGGATGCGAATCGATTTTAATTGGAACCCGGTTTGCACTTCCGGAGTTGTCGGTGCTGCGTTAGCGGTCCTTGAGTCGAGGGAAGAGCGAGCGCCGTTTGTGGCTCAAGCGATGGACAGTGTCCCATTTTATTTGGATGGCTATACAGATGATGGGTATACCTCTGAAGGATTGAATTATTGGAATTATGGATATGGCCATTTTGTTCTCTTGGCGGAGGCTGTTCGCCTTGCCAGCAAAGGCCAGATCAATTTCTTTGAGTTAGAGAAAGCGCGGGTTGCGGCAGAGTTTCCGCTCAAGTTTGAGATTATCAATGAGCGCTATCCCGTCTTTTCTGATGTTGCCTTTGGTGACCGGCCCAAGCCCTGGTTGCTTGAATTCATTCATGAGCGTATGGGAATCGGCCCAGAGAGTTGGAGTCGCGATGAGCCGTATACTCTTGCGAGCGCCATATCCTTTGGCGGAACGCTTTACAGTGTTGCTGCTGTTCTCAACTTGGAGAGGGGGGCAAAAGCCGTTGAAAGCAAAGAAGCCTTCAAGAATGTTGCTGGTTTTCCAGATGCTGGCATCTTCATCTTTCGCTCTAGTCCCAATGACTCGATGCCATCGATTGGAATTGCTGTAAAAGCAGGTCACAATGACGAGAACCATAATCACAATGATGTGGGCTCTTATTCGCTTGTGGTAGGTGATGCACTTTTGGTTTCCGATCCTGGGATGCGAATTTACGATAAATCCTCATGGAAGGATCGATATGGGAGCAAGATATTGAATTCCTATGGGCATCCTGTGCCGGTTGTAGGAAAAGGGGATCTTCAAGGAACCGGACGTCATTTTGAGGGTGTTGTAGAAAGTAGTTTGATTGAAGATGAATTATCGATTGTAACGATAGATTTAACCATGGCGTACCCTTGCCCGGATTTAGATGAGTTGGAGCGAACGGTTTCGATTGATGAGGTAAGCGGTAGCATTGAAATTGAAGACGCAGTATCTTTTGATAAGCCGAGCAGATTTGAAACCGGGATAACATCTTTTTACCCGGTGGAGTTCTTAGGAGATAATCGCGTCGTTATCCGATCGGACCTATACGAGTTGATTGGAACAATCGACACTGGAGGGGCGCCTTTTTCAATAGTCAAAGAGGAAATCGTTGATAACTTGCCAGGCAGGAAAATTCCGATTCGCTTGGGAGTTCGGTTTGATGATTTGGTCAAGAATGGATACGTGAAGATCACATTTAAGGCTTCACTTGTTAATACATTCTGAGGTTTGAGGCTGTTCTGAACTCAATGGACCCTATCGGATTTTCCGCACAGACTTTCCATCTTGCCATTCTCCATCTATAAGGAGATGTACTGGTTTCTCCGGGATGCCAACTTGGCCTCTGCGAATCATGCTGTCGAGTAAGTCGACGGCAGACTGTCCAATCGAGATACCATTTTGATACATACCAGCAAAGAAGGGTTCCTTTTTGGTGACTGTAACAAGGGCAAGGCCAATGTCTTCAGGAACTTTCATATTCATACGTGCCAACCAACTTGGCAAGTGATCTGTATTTGTAATGATGACTTCGGGCCGGTGATTCTCAACCCATGCTTTGAATGGCTCGAATTCGTGCACTTTCTCAAAAAGAGGAGGCACCTTGTCTTTGGTCTGACGATCAACATCCTCTGCAAAGTACGCTCCGGAAAGTTGATAATCCAGGCGTGCGTCGTGGGAGCGGAGGAGGTGAAGGCCGATCCTTTTATATCCGAGCGTCGCGAGTTTGCGTTGCAACGTGAGCATGAGTCGGAATTGATGGTTTGAGATTAGATTCAAGTGAGGCTTTACGATGGAGTAACCGAAAGTCACCACGCTAAACTTGTCCCATTCAAAATCGTAGTGAGTGTCCGGGTTCGGTTGTGGTGCCAGCAGCACACCCTGTATATTACGGGCTCGGAGAATGGAAATACCCCGTTCGAGGCGGAGTTCAGGATCGCCAAACCAGAATTGTTCGAGTCCGTAGCCAAGCTCGCGCGCGCGATAGAATGCTCCTTGGAAATATTCTTCGAAACCTGGATAGTAGAGGGCACCGCGGCGTTTGGGGTAATTGTCTATCCATCCGATAGTTGCGCGAAATGCCGGATTCTCCTTGTTCCTCTTGTAGGAATTCAATGCAGATAAATAGGGATCTCGTCGATAGCCTAGCTCATCGGCTTTTGCTAAAATTTTCTGTTTGGTCGCTTCTGCAACTTTTGTGCTATTTCGTAGAGCTGCAGCAACTGTCGTGTAATGACAGCCAACGGCTTTGGCGACATCTCTTACCGTAACCCGGCTCATCTATTGGGGTAGTCTTTTTTTTGAGTTAGTTATATTTGTATCGTAACGTTTTTGAATCGTTAGACAAGCTTGGGAAAATAAAGCTTGTTGCTAAAGCTGGCATAAGAGGAAGCAGGCTTCGATTGTGGTGTATTTCAAGGTCATGCGATCATATAGTGCGGCATTAATTTATCGGCCAGCGCGGGGTTGCTGTTATCGCTTCCCAGTCATCCAAAAGTTCGGAGAGCTTTTGAGCTATCTGCGGCTTTTCAGTAATCTGATTGTATTTTTCGCCTATATCCTCGGTTAAGTTATAGAGTGCTTTCCGTTTATTATCGTAATCGATCAGTTTCCAGTCGCCCAGGCGCACGATGCTTGTCCAGCCTTCGCGATTTCGCTCCTTCCAGAATAGGGGTCTTTGCGGGAGGCTTTCTCCTTCCAGCAGCACAGGTAATAGCGAGGTACCGTCCAGAGCTTTTGCAGATGTATCAGTCTGGCCTGCCAACTCCAAAAAAGTCGGGGTCAAGTCGAGTGAAATAACCGGAGTATCTATCACTTGAGCTGGTATTTTTTCTTTCCAGTAAAAGGCCATTGGCACGCGTAGGCCACCCTCATAAGGAGACCACTTATAGCCACGAAGTTTGCCGTTGTCGGTGTGGTTGTGCGTGGACCCTCCATTGTCATTTAGAAAAACGACCAGTGTCCGTTCGCTGAGTGCAAGTTCTTCAAGCTTATCCATCACTTGCCCAATACCTTCGTCCATTGCGAGTGTCATTGCGACCAGCTTCTGCCGGTTGATATCCGCATCGGGGAATAACTCCTTGGCACGATCCAGGCGGGCACTGTCCGCTTGCATCGGAGAGTGTGGCGCAATGTGAGATATAAAGAGAAAAAATGGTCGGTCCTTATTTGCTTCGATAAACTGGATCCCTTTATCCGTAAGCAAATCTGTCACGTAATAAGTGTGTTCTTCTGGAAAGATCTTACCATCTTCTTCCAGGCTCCGCCAATTGAAAGGAATTCTTTCCGTCGTATTGTATTGAGGCCTGGAAAAGTAATCACGTGCGCCGCCGCGCATGCCAAAAAAATAGTCAAAACCGCGAATGTTCGGGTAGTGCTCCTCACCGTAGCCCAAATGCCATTTCCCAATAATACCGGTTGTGTAACCGCTGGCTTTAAGGTGGTCCCCAATCGTTTCTTCGGCAACATCGAGCCCGAATACTTTCCAGTCATCGGATTGCCAGTCTGGGTGTGGCGGTTTACTCCAGTAGTTGGGCTCATTTTGGTACCATCCAAAGCGTTGCTGATAGCGTCCAGTAATGAGGCCCGCACGCGATGGCCCGCATACTGATGCGCTCACATAGGCATTATTGAAGAATGCTCCTTGCTCAATCAGACGGTCAAGTGCAGGCGTAATCTTTTTGAAAGGAGCCTCGTCCGCTTCGTGGTAGAAACCGAAATCGGCATAGCCAGCGTCGTCTGCCAGAATGAGTATGATATTTGGAGGCGTGCTCTTTGCATCCGTTTCGAGGAGTTTTGATTCGGCTCGATATGCATTGGATGCTGCGAATGAGGCAATCGCGATCAGCACTGGTAATGTGGTGCAGGAGATTTTTTTCATCTTCTTCTAATGAATGGGAGCGGGGAATGCCAATTGTAGGGGCAGCACTTAACATCTTTTATTCCGACATTATTTGAATTTGGACCGCTTCTGAGGGATAAACGACGCCTATTGCAAACTACATGTAGTATAGCCGAATGAGTAATTCATTTCAAGCTCCAGTATTTGCAGCGGTTCTTCTTGAGGTGTTACGGATGTCAGAGCTCTATGGTACTCGAAGGATATGTACAGGTCTCTTTGCTTTTACTCTTGATTGGCATTACGATGAGGTTGCTTCCTTCAGATGAAGGTCGAGTTCATCAGGAGCTTGCTAAATCTCTGGAATAACATCCATTTGTACAGTGTCTCACTTTTCGTCTGTAGAGACTAACTATGATCATTTTAATAATCCAAGGATCACATCAGGTTTACCATCATGAGTGAGTCATATACTACATGTATTATTTTGATCTGCTTTAATTTTTCAGCTTTTTCAGTTTCTTTATATAAATGCATTTTAGGTCCCGCTGCGGGATCACACAAAAACAATCGAATAAATCCCCATGAAGAATAAAATATTGATATCCCTGTGCTCCATCGCTGTGGCGGCCACCGTCTCGGCACAAACGACCATCATCGATGATGATTTTTCCAGTTTTGTTACACCGCCAACCGCAGGTACTGCTGAGACCTCGCAGCTGGTTTATCGTGCCTTTAATGGTAGTGGCGCTTCAGATCTTTCCGGGTCGGGCTCCGGAGTGCTGAATATGGCCCCGATTACTGGTTTCAGCGGCGTCTATGGTTACCTCGAAACTGAGTATCAGTTAATGAATGTTGGCGACAAGTTTGAACTGAAATTCGATATTACTTATACTTCCGGTCCAAATGCAGATTTTGATGGTTTTCGTGTGGGTTTGTATAACGACTTGAGTAACAATTCCAGCTTAGAGACGGGAAGTACCGGCTACATCACTACGATCAACACGGGTGCGGCTACAGGATCCGCCACGCGTATTTGGCGTGATGACAATCAGACCAATGGTGTCAATTCCTTTGGCACGGATTTGACCAGTTCCTCCGGCTCAAGCACCTATATCTTCTCAGGTACGGAAACGGTGACCTTCGCTGCCGAAATGGTAGTGAGTGGAATCCAGCTTACTGTTGGTTCGACCGGAAGTGGTACGATTGCAAACAGCATTATAGATACAACTTCGTTTGAGAATACTTTTGATATGTTTGCGATAAGCAATGGCGGTCAAACAACTGGTTTCAATATTGATAATTTGTCAGTCGTTTACACTCAGATTCCAGAGAATTCGACAGTGAGCATTGTTGCCGGAATTTCTGCAATGCTTACTATCCTGGTGTTCCGTCGCCGACGGTAAGATAGTTCGTGGTTGGGGCTTTTCATTCTAAAAGAGTCCAGCTCTAAACCAGGAGTATATTTTTTATATTAAGTATAGCGTATTTATAATGTGTGAATCCCAATAGTATTTTATGTTTACCCCAAAGAAGTATACCCTTGGTTTTTCGCTGATCGAATTGATTGTCACTATCGCTGTTGTTGGTATTCTTGCAGGAATATTGATTCCAGTAATTGGGAAGGCACGGGTCAAGGCATCGAGTGCCATTTCGGCATCGAATTTACGCCAGATCGGATCTGCGATTGAGCTGTATGCAGCCGATCACAAAAGCCAACTTCCTGGTCCCATATGGTCTGCTCAAGGGCCTTATTACTGGGATGTTGAAGGGAATTTGGCATACTTTATCAAAGACTATCTGGTGGATGAAAGCTGGGATAATTCCGGTAAACGTGGTTATTCCGATATCTTTGCTTACCCGGCATGGGAGGCTAGTGTGGAGGAGAATACTGCGCCAAGTTACTTTTTCAATCGCAGTCCTGTACGCGGAGAGCCGGACCTTGTCCCTTTCGGCCACAAGGCTGCCAGTAAGGATGATACGAGAGGCCCTATGCTGATGAGTGTATTACGAGCCAGAGTTCCTGGGGATACATGGCTTATGATTGAAGTGGATCAAAAACTTGAAGGTTTGGGTGCTCCAGGGTGGTTTAGTCGTATTCCGGAAGATCCTGTACATCTCAATCATCGCAACGTGTTGAGCTATAGTTTTTCTGTCTCTCAGTGGGACGCAAGTCGAGCAATTCAACAGTAGGTGAAGCACTGTCAATTTTTCAGAAAATATTCAAGTGATGAAATTAAATGGTATGCACATCATTGCTCTCAGTTTTACGGGTATGTTTATTATACCAATCTATGCGGGAAAAGAGCTTTTCACAATCCGTTCTGAAGCGGGTCGTGGAAGTTTTTTAGAGCCAAGCAAAAACATTGAATGGTCTACGGTAAGGCACCGTTCACAGGCTGAGAATGAAACTCCTAAACTCTGGGAAATCGAAAAATTAGAGGATGGCTTATATAGGATAACTTGTGACGGTATGGCGTTGACTGTCGTTGATGATAAGGAGTGGAGTGACGTGCAGCTAGGTGTCTACAATGGATGGAAATCACAACATTGGAAAATTGAAGCGATGGAAAGTGGGCATTTCATGATCACGCATGCAAACGGCCTTGTGCTTACAGGACCAAACAAGACAGATGACCTTATCACCGAAGTGGCTTCAAGCCAGGGCTGGAGCACACAGAAGTGGATAATCGAGTCGTTTGAGGTTGTCGGATCAGATTAATTACCAGCCAATAGCTGCCTCAGTCTAAAAGCTATTTGGTAGCAGGTGACGTTCGCGCTGAAGCGCCTCTACGGTTTTGGCTGCTGTCATGAGGGCATGCTTATTTCGCTTCCTTAATCCGATACTTCAATGCGGATGAAGGTACTCTCGACATCCAGATCCGTTTCGATTTCCAGGATCACTGGCTCCGTTTTAGTTGCGCGGAAGGTGTCAATGGTCACCCAATTCGTTAGGTCAGTAGAGGCTTGAATTTCGTATACATGGGATGCGATCAGGCCATATTCGACCAGGATGGTTGTAACGTCATCACCGCCTGTTGAGATCGTGTCGCCGACGGCAACCAATGGAACCGGAGTGCCGCTGGTTACAGCGGGATCGGTGTTGAGGAGCTGTTCGATCTTATTCGATAAGCCATCATCATCCGGGTCTGAGTCAATGCCGACCAATTCCGGTTCTCCATCGGGGAAGTAAGAAAGAATATAAAGCATATAATTTCTGTCACTGACCTGATCGACGGCGTTCGGAGTGATACCGAAGTCATATCCATTGAACTCGGTATATTTCGTGGTCGACGTTGTGCTCGCATCTAAGCTCGCAGATGCGACCCTTGGGGCTACGGAGAATTCACTGGATGCA
The Rubellicoccus peritrichatus DNA segment above includes these coding regions:
- a CDS encoding right-handed parallel beta-helix repeat-containing protein; this encodes MIKHLLLAILVSSSLLISSSLFALNGHFRIASQAGLSRYVEKTSNTNWTVVRHYNEQNSRGGSIWKITSLGNGYHKIEMGGKALTGSSTQWADVTVFPYSGWSSQQWEITSIGSGYYKIIGKTGKALTGSGSSNGVITEVATYSGWSSQKWKLSQITDTAITNGNWTWIYYNMNRTWNLELLKSNTLVIDCDFHDFATRAIRVENVSNVTILRTKLRNITSDFPLYIINSTNVTVDDCLLQNNIRPAAAHSAFIRVGGGNNVTIKRNEILNADGNAIFNEDCDSLTIDNNVIRTTGRYPFSISAPFHGIYSRSPDALIQNNTISDCRDGSGISVRTTGRILSNMIYDCRNSGIAYWPNAAPGSSNLLRIEYNEVTQGASYVDQTWSSALCIGIFDSSGSTPVSNYFHNFLIANNDCVVEGVSGSNDAVVATSIYGISLPYGYGNIDVMNNILEDQRSVENHLDNESQMDQVSGNSLL
- a CDS encoding sulfatase-like hydrolase/transferase, whose product is MRSARPNILFVLSDQQRWDTLGCYGQKLPVTPNLDRLAKEGTRFRYAFTPQPVCGPARSCIQSSRYATETGCFVNHRKLPANDAFLGNLMTESGYETAYIGKWHLASFGPIGGVNDYTTRPIPLRRRGGYENFWIAADALELTTSAYGGRLFNHDEDVIEIPENVYRVDAITDWGIDFLKQRKGSSPFFMTLSYLEPHHQNDLDQHIPPERFKNHFRDFTAPDDLKPDEGNWESEFADYLACCHTIDENFGRIRDYLETTGEWDNTVVVYTSDHGSHFKTRNSEYKRSCHDSSIRIPMICAGPGFKPGFETDLFASLLDLAPTFLRAADTPVPSDMRGIPLQDSTALDAEKNWRNKVFFQISESQVGRGIRTNKYKLSISDPKQREGWFLGKSSDYYEDEFFYDLIEDPHEHNNLIGDSRYESVISELREELSQFMKKIGEPESFLAGAIHNIF
- a CDS encoding LacI family DNA-binding transcriptional regulator, which codes for MSRVTVRDVAKAVGCHYTTVAAALRNSTKVAEATKQKILAKADELGYRRDPYLSALNSYKRNKENPAFRATIGWIDNYPKRRGALYYPGFEEYFQGAFYRARELGYGLEQFWFGDPELRLERGISILRARNIQGVLLAPQPNPDTHYDFEWDKFSVVTFGYSIVKPHLNLISNHQFRLMLTLQRKLATLGYKRIGLHLLRSHDARLDYQLSGAYFAEDVDRQTKDKVPPLFEKVHEFEPFKAWVENHRPEVIITNTDHLPSWLARMNMKVPEDIGLALVTVTKKEPFFAGMYQNGISIGQSAVDLLDSMIRRGQVGIPEKPVHLLIDGEWQDGKSVRKIR
- a CDS encoding sulfatase-like hydrolase/transferase — encoded protein: MKKISCTTLPVLIAIASFAASNAYRAESKLLETDAKSTPPNIILILADDAGYADFGFYHEADEAPFKKITPALDRLIEQGAFFNNAYVSASVCGPSRAGLITGRYQQRFGWYQNEPNYWSKPPHPDWQSDDWKVFGLDVAEETIGDHLKASGYTTGIIGKWHLGYGEEHYPNIRGFDYFFGMRGGARDYFSRPQYNTTERIPFNWRSLEEDGKIFPEEHTYYVTDLLTDKGIQFIEANKDRPFFLFISHIAPHSPMQADSARLDRAKELFPDADINRQKLVAMTLAMDEGIGQVMDKLEELALSERTLVVFLNDNGGSTHNHTDNGKLRGYKWSPYEGGLRVPMAFYWKEKIPAQVIDTPVISLDLTPTFLELAGQTDTSAKALDGTSLLPVLLEGESLPQRPLFWKERNREGWTSIVRLGDWKLIDYDNKRKALYNLTEDIGEKYNQITEKPQIAQKLSELLDDWEAITATPRWPIN
- a CDS encoding type II secretion system protein yields the protein MFTPKKYTLGFSLIELIVTIAVVGILAGILIPVIGKARVKASSAISASNLRQIGSAIELYAADHKSQLPGPIWSAQGPYYWDVEGNLAYFIKDYLVDESWDNSGKRGYSDIFAYPAWEASVEENTAPSYFFNRSPVRGEPDLVPFGHKAASKDDTRGPMLMSVLRARVPGDTWLMIEVDQKLEGLGAPGWFSRIPEDPVHLNHRNVLSYSFSVSQWDASRAIQQ
- a CDS encoding RICIN domain-containing protein, translated to MKLNGMHIIALSFTGMFIIPIYAGKELFTIRSEAGRGSFLEPSKNIEWSTVRHRSQAENETPKLWEIEKLEDGLYRITCDGMALTVVDDKEWSDVQLGVYNGWKSQHWKIEAMESGHFMITHANGLVLTGPNKTDDLITEVASSQGWSTQKWIIESFEVVGSD